The genomic DNA GAAAGACTCTGATAGACCTTCAGCATCACTTATTGTTTGGTTTTCTAAATCAACTTTTAATTTATAGCTAGGGTTTTTCCCTTTTTCTAATAACACCTTCACTTTTTCTTCCTCTAATGCAATAGGAAGCATGCCGTTTTTCAGGCAGTTTTGATGAAAGATATCGGCAAAGGATGGAGCAATAACTACTTTAAAACCATAATCTAATAGAGCCCATGGAGCATGCTCCCTTGAGGAGCCACATCCAAAATTTTCGTTAGCTATTAGTATAGAAGCATTTTTCTTTGACGGATGATTTAATTCAAACTCAGGATTATCGGAGCCATCCTTGTTATATCTCCAATCGAAAAATAAATATTTTCCAAATCCTGTTTTCTCAATTCTTTTTAAAAATTGTTTTGGGATAATTTGATCTGTATCTACATGTGCACGATCAAGTGCTACGGCTTCGCCTTCAAAAATAGTAAACATAATTTTTCCTCCCTCCTTATCGTACTTCTACAGGAGTTAATTTTCTAATGTCAACAAAATGTCCATAAAGTGCTGCTGCTGCAGCCATTGCAGGACTAACTAAGTGAGTTCGAGCTCCCGCTCCTTGTCTACCTTCAAAATTACGGTTAGAAGTAGAAGCACAGTGTTCTCCAGCTGGAACAACATCATCGTTCATGCTCAAGCACATACTACAACCTGATTCTCTCCACTCAAATCCTGCCTCAATAAAGATTTGATGTAACCCTTCCTCTTCAGCACGTTGTTTGACGCCTTGAGATCCAGGTACCACTAATGCACGTACACTTGGATGTACCTTTTGTCCCTTTACTACTTCAGCTGCTTTACGGATATCTTCAATTCTTGAATTCGTACATGACCCAATAAACAC from Robertmurraya sp. FSL R5-0851 includes the following:
- the leuD gene encoding 3-isopropylmalate dehydratase small subunit gives rise to the protein MFTIFEGEAVALDRAHVDTDQIIPKQFLKRIEKTGFGKYLFFDWRYNKDGSDNPEFELNHPSKKNASILIANENFGCGSSREHAPWALLDYGFKVVIAPSFADIFHQNCLKNGMLPIALEEEKVKVLLEKGKNPSYKLKVDLENQTISDAEGLSESFEVSSYWKKMLINGWDEIEITLQLDEQINKYEKNRALLTK